From one Aquila chrysaetos chrysaetos chromosome 7, bAquChr1.4, whole genome shotgun sequence genomic stretch:
- the LOC115343798 gene encoding claudin-8-like isoform X1 yields MACCVLQITGLIFGGVGMVGTLAATVMPQWRVSAYIDGNIVVFETIWEGLWMDCISQLGIRLQCKFYDSVLALPPPLEAFRALMCIAVVLSIISFLMAIVGVKYTHRTKEDAQGISVFILAAGVAFLLTGILVLIPVSWTGGSIIHDFYDPKVPVPLKRELGAALYVGWVSTALLIAAGAMYCSFWCWADTSSKSRNEEWYRNSSSQESLSEDEQHMVGLEGRQLLCNSTNALP; encoded by the exons ATGGCTTGCTGTGTGTTACAAATCACTGGTCTAATATTTGGAGGTGTTGGCATGGTCGGGACTTTGGCAGCCACAGTTATGCCGCAGTGGAGAGTTTCTGCCTACATTGATGGCAACATTGTGGTGTTTGAGACCATCTGGGAAGGACTGTGGATGGACTGCATCAGTCAGCTGGGCATCAGGCTGCAGTGCAAATTCTACGACTCTGTCCTGGCTCTCCCCCCACCCTTGGAGGCGTTCAGAGCCCTCATGTGCATTGCAGTGGTCCTGTCAATCATTTCCTTTTTGATGGCCATTGTTGGTGTGAAGTACACTCACAGGACCAAGGAGGATGCCCAGGGCATCAGTGTCTTTATACTGGCAGCTGGAGTTGCCTTTCTCCTGACGGGCATCCTCGTTCTGATCCCCGTGTCCTGGACTGGAGGTAGCATCATTCACGACTTCTATGATCCAAAAGTTCCTGTGCCACTGAAACGAGAGCTAGGAGCTGCTCTGTATGTAGGCTGGGTGAGCACTGCACTTCTCATCGCTGCGGGAGCAATGTACTGTAGCTTCTGGTGCTGGGCTGATACATCCTCAAAATCCAG GAATGAAGAATGGTAtaggaacagcagcagccaagagTCTCTCAGCGAAGATGAACAGCATATGGTTGGGCTGGAAGGAAGGCAGCTGCTGTGCAATAGCACCAATGCCCTCCCCTAA
- the LOC115343798 gene encoding claudin-8-like isoform X3 yields MACCVLQITGLIFGGVGMVGTLAATVMPQWRVSAYIDGNIVVFETIWEGLWMDCISQLGIRLQCKFYDSVLALPPPLEAFRALMCIAVVLSIISFLMAIVGVKYTHRTKEDAQGISVFILAAGVAFLLTGILVLIPVSWTGGSIIHDFYDPKVPVPLKRELGAALYVGWVSTALLIAAGAMYCSFWCWADTSSKSR; encoded by the exons ATGGCTTGCTGTGTGTTACAAATCACTGGTCTAATATTTGGAGGTGTTGGCATGGTCGGGACTTTGGCAGCCACAGTTATGCCGCAGTGGAGAGTTTCTGCCTACATTGATGGCAACATTGTGGTGTTTGAGACCATCTGGGAAGGACTGTGGATGGACTGCATCAGTCAGCTGGGCATCAGGCTGCAGTGCAAATTCTACGACTCTGTCCTGGCTCTCCCCCCACCCTTGGAGGCGTTCAGAGCCCTCATGTGCATTGCAGTGGTCCTGTCAATCATTTCCTTTTTGATGGCCATTGTTGGTGTGAAGTACACTCACAGGACCAAGGAGGATGCCCAGGGCATCAGTGTCTTTATACTGGCAGCTGGAGTTGCCTTTCTCCTGACGGGCATCCTCGTTCTGATCCCCGTGTCCTGGACTGGAGGTAGCATCATTCACGACTTCTATGATCCAAAAGTTCCTGTGCCACTGAAACGAGAGCTAGGAGCTGCTCTGTATGTAGGCTGGGTGAGCACTGCACTTCTCATCGCTGCGGGAGCAATGTACTGTAGCTTCTGGTGCTGGGCTGATACATCCTCAAAATCCAG GTAG
- the LOC115343798 gene encoding claudin-8-like isoform X2, with protein MACCVLQITGLIFGGVGMVGTLAATVMPQWRVSAYIDGNIVVFETIWEGLWMDCISQLGIRLQCKFYDSVLALPPPLEAFRALMCIAVVLSIISFLMAIVGVKYTHRTKEDAQGISVFILAAGVAFLLTGILVLIPVSWTGGSIIHDFYDPKVPVPLKRELGAALYVGWVSTALLIAAGAMYCSFWCWADTSSKSRKCYYMGIMFEHSQKKNLTILQE; from the exons ATGGCTTGCTGTGTGTTACAAATCACTGGTCTAATATTTGGAGGTGTTGGCATGGTCGGGACTTTGGCAGCCACAGTTATGCCGCAGTGGAGAGTTTCTGCCTACATTGATGGCAACATTGTGGTGTTTGAGACCATCTGGGAAGGACTGTGGATGGACTGCATCAGTCAGCTGGGCATCAGGCTGCAGTGCAAATTCTACGACTCTGTCCTGGCTCTCCCCCCACCCTTGGAGGCGTTCAGAGCCCTCATGTGCATTGCAGTGGTCCTGTCAATCATTTCCTTTTTGATGGCCATTGTTGGTGTGAAGTACACTCACAGGACCAAGGAGGATGCCCAGGGCATCAGTGTCTTTATACTGGCAGCTGGAGTTGCCTTTCTCCTGACGGGCATCCTCGTTCTGATCCCCGTGTCCTGGACTGGAGGTAGCATCATTCACGACTTCTATGATCCAAAAGTTCCTGTGCCACTGAAACGAGAGCTAGGAGCTGCTCTGTATGTAGGCTGGGTGAGCACTGCACTTCTCATCGCTGCGGGAGCAATGTACTGTAGCTTCTGGTGCTGGGCTGATACATCCTCAAAATCCAG GAAATGTTATTACATGGGCATTATGTTTGAGCacagccagaagaaaaatctcaccATTTTACAGGAATGA